The genome window CCGACATTCACATGAGGCTTCCTGTCACGATTCACCCGAATTCAAAACACGAATCACACTAACCGATAGAGTAATCACGAAGGGCACGAATCACACGAGCCGATAGAGGAAACACGGATCACACGAATCTGAAGCGAGAAACAGGAACAGATCTGAGGTGAGGATGACTCACGTGCGGGTGAAGGTGGCCATGGACCTCGCCCAGAGGCTCCcagccagcggcggcggctgagtcggcgcggccgccgccgccggtgcatcCGGGAGCACCGCGGGTGCCGAGATCGCGGAGGCACGGAGGATGGGGTAGGAGAAGTGGCGGCGGGAGCCGACGCTCCGGAGCACTGCGGCGGCGGCCATTGCGTCGCGGCggcagaggagaggaggcgagATGGGTTTAGGGCTTTAGGAGGCGGCGCCTGTGGCTGGGAATGTGTATGCGAGACAGTGAGAGCAACTGTGCGCCGCCCCGCGGGATTTGGGCCGACGGCAGCGGCCCGGCCAACTGCCGCTCATGATCCGGTGGGCCGTCGGTTTCTTGTTGTCACGCCTCGCTTCggagttttttatatttttctattaaatatttaaataaatagacttctaataataaaatttacaaaaatagatatCTACTGAATGAGATAGAAGTttatttctgcaaattttacaagtctatttatttaaatatttaatagagaaataaaaaaattcgtcCACGGGCCACGGCGACGgccacaaaaaagaaaaacaggtACTGGTTGGCACGGCCGAATAATTCCGGTACAGTCCCGCCGACGACTCCACTCCGAGCCGCCGGCGCGTGCTCTCCAGAAGCCACCGCACCGCGATGGCCGCCTCCGCCCCGGCCGCCGGCGCCTCCCTCCCGCTCCCCATCTCCGTGTGGCCGCATCCCGCGAGGGTCAACGCGCTGCCCCCGGTTTCTCCTCCGACTCGGCGCCTCAGCCTCAGCCTCAGCCTCGGCCGCCCCGCGCAGctcccctccttctcctccgGTTCGGGGCGCGGCCGATCGGTGCGGTGCCTGGCGGCTCTGAGCACGGAGATGAGGGAGACGCTGGATAAGGTGGTTGGGTCGCACAAGGTGGTGCTGTTCATGAAGGGGACCAAGGACTTCCCGCAGTGCGGCTTCTCCCACACTGTGGTGCAGATCCTGCGCTCGCTGGATGTGCCCTTCGAGACGCTCGACGTGCTCGCCAACGAGGCGTTCCGGCAGGGGCTCAAGGAGTACTCCAGCTGGCCCACCTTCCCGCAGCTCTACATCGACGGCGAGTTCTTCGGTGGATGCGACATCACCGTTGGTATAGATGCTTTCTCACTTGCCGACCTTCCCGCAGCTCTAACGCTCGTGCTTGAAAAATCGAGTCTTTTGCTGAACTCGTCATGTCATGATATGGGGGATCTGAGCGGTTTTATGAAGAATTTGCGTTCGTCTGGCATCAGTACGTGCTAATCCACTAATCGGACATTTTGGTGTTTATCACTAAGATGATAGATTTCACAAATGAACAGTTGAAGCTCGAGACCTGTGTACCTATTTTCGAGCATATGATAATTTGCTGATGCTGAAGGCATACTAGGGAGTACTGTCTGGTTGTTTCACACGCACGCATTCTATCACAATGACAATTCAATTGAAAACTCTGGCAGCTGGTCTAGAGAAAGTCATTGGCATAAAtccttccttctctttcttAATTGCAGTCTATTTAGGGCATCCTCTAAACAATAAAGTAACAGCTAGTGTTTGCTATTTGCTCAACGTCAATTCAACATTCTCATTTATATCCATATTCACTGCATTCTTGTGTGTATATTATAATTTGTTTTGTATAGGAGGGCAGCCATCCCTGTTGTTTATTTTGAAAGATGTTGGAGTGTGCCATAGCATGAACCAGTTAGGTTCATCGCGTTTGAGAAGATATTTTATGGCTCTGTGCCAATGGCAATAAATAAGACTACCGTTGGGATAAACCAACATTATGATGGTTGACTATCTGAACACCAAATAATTTTCTGTAAACCAGAAATTTTAGAATGGTCTGATGTTTTGTGATAATCAAGGACCGTTCCTGTCCTCAAGTTTTTCCATAAGGAAGAACATTTCCCATCCCATTACTGAAATTGTTGACAAGCCATTCGTATATCCTTCCCAGCTGTATAAGTAAATAAGAGCAGCACAATTATCACTGGTTCAGTGATTCATAAGCACTAATCCCATTCCCGTAGCATACTCTTGCTCAATACCATCTCCAAAACCATTGTATCGTTAGTATCTGGACGTCCTCTGGTTTAATATTTTAGACTATGGAGCTGATGAACATGCTGTTCCGTAACACAGATACTTGCATAGTTAGGTTCCTTTAAGCTTGGATAGACTGTGTAGAGCTGATGTTATATGTTTATATTCTATAAATGTAGATAGGCAATGTACAATACTGAACGTtcaggagagggagggagagtcAGTGTTAAAAAAATGTATGATATTTATGTACTGAAATTAAGGTGAGTGGTGTAAAATGTGCTCTACTGACCTTGACCAGAAGAACAATGTGCAAAAGCACTACAATGCAAAAGCAATCATTGCATCCTCAATTCAAGTACAACACACTGCACAAGTGCACATACACCCTGCAGATGCTTTAACAACTGAATTCCATACATGAGATATGTTCGTGAATGTAGTTTCCTACACAACCTAAGTATGGATTCTATCTCAATTTTGAGCCGGGCTTAATGCTTACATTGCTATGTATTTTGCAGAAGCATACAAGAGCGGAGAGCTGCAGGAAACACTAGAGAAGGCGATGTGTTCTTAGAGACCATTGAACCCCGAGTACACGACATACAGTTAACCAAAATGTTGCAGTATCTGCTGTACAATTCAGTCATGTTAAAGAACTGGAGATGCTAAGCTCTAGACAATTCATGTCCAAATGTTCAGTGCACTTTGACTGGAATAAATTTTCTGCAATTTGTGATCAATCATATTATATCCATCCCAATGTAGTATGTACTAGTACCAGATTGTTTC of Phragmites australis chromosome 3, lpPhrAust1.1, whole genome shotgun sequence contains these proteins:
- the LOC133913792 gene encoding monothiol glutaredoxin-S7, chloroplastic-like — protein: MAASAPAAGASLPLPISVWPHPARVNALPPVSPPTRRLSLSLSLGRPAQLPSFSSGSGRGRSVRCLAALSTEMRETLDKVVGSHKVVLFMKGTKDFPQCGFSHTVVQILRSLDVPFETLDVLANEAFRQGLKEYSSWPTFPQLYIDGEFFGGCDITVEAYKSGELQETLEKAMCS